The following is a genomic window from Strix uralensis isolate ZFMK-TIS-50842 chromosome 3, bStrUra1, whole genome shotgun sequence.
GTATTTTCATAAACAACACACTGTCCTACTTGTTACCATTTATAGTTTGAATAATTTGGCTCTATTCGTAAGTAGATCACAGTACTTCCAAGAGACCGAAATACCCAGTTTGTAACCGAGGACGTGGAAAGCAACACGTCCCTCCAAAGCTCACAACCAAGGCTGGAAACAAGCTCCAGCTCTCGTGATACCCTTCCACGCCTGCCTGGTGAACCATCCTGCCCCCCACCATTTATCTGTAGTCTGAGGttgctgtgtatttttttaaaaagataatataAAGGGGAATTGTATTTTATCAGCTACTACTATGCAAATTCATTTTGCATCATCATCTGTGAAGCCACAGAGCAAAACAGTTGAATTCTCAACTGGCAGATACCGTATTTGTTTCTTGTGTAGGATGGTACTTTTTATGTTTAATATAACTCACTCTTCGggtgagtggttttttttttcttttttccttccactccCTCACTCTGTATAATTTCTGCTCATCGTTGCCATACTCTGTTGCTGTGGGTCAAAAGCTGAAGATTTTAGTGTAAGCCTGGAATTTTGCAACCCCCTGTAGCCTGTCAGTCTTCTGCTATTTCACCAAAGGCTGGAGGTCACCTGAGGACAGCAGGGGGGTCTGGCTCAGCCCTTGGCTCAGATTAAAGCTCAGCTGGAGGGAGCGGGAAGGGCCGGAGAGATGCCACTACCCAACCCCAGCCTCCTCCGCGGCAGTGGGCTGCCTTCAGTTTTATAGCCTGAGCATCACCCCTGGATGCTCCCAGAGCACCAGCCCAGGTGGGAGCTCTTCATGTCAGGCTTCTGCACAACCAAAGCTCTGGAGCAGGTTATTCTCAGAAATCATGCTGTGAAATAGTTAAGCTGAATGTAGGTTATTGATGCTTAGAATATTCCTtcaatatttgttttttttttaaaggccattATAAGTTTATTCAGGCCAAAAGTgttaaggtttttttgttttctttagatcCTCTTCATTGTACCAACAGCtagaagtattttcatttttttgtacaGATGTTTTTGTTCTCAAGGACAAAATGATCACAACCTCTGTATCTACAGCTAATAGTGTAGATTACTTTGACTTAAGttactggtttatttttaaaattctttcttctgtttgcCTCCCAAATCCTGTGTTATCTGACCCATAGGAGGTCTGCAATACAGCCATCGCTACCCTGTCCTCTGCTTTAAGACTGTGTACTAACATGCCACAGCCATTAAAGGTCTCATAAATTTGAACAATCTGATTTTAAAACCACTGATACTGTCCTTTAAAGTTTCTTTCACAGCCATACCTGTAAGACAcagcaaaagacttttttttttttactgtagtttCATACCAGCTATTTTAAAGTAACTCAAAACAGCTAAACATAGCTGGCATCATACACATGATGGAGATTAACAAATCAACAGAttaaagtttttctcttttttaagaaGTGCTTTGTTGTCAAAAATCAAAACACGGTAGGCAGGCGTAAGGCAGCTGGGACAAAGGCGGCTTAAAAGCACTAATGAACTTTTGGTCCCGTTATCTCCTGAGCAAGAGAACAGGCTGTGCTCCACTTCTCAGCATAAACCAGTCTTGGAAACGGGACATTTGTGACTATGAAGCATCTCCTCAGCGATGCCAGAGTACCCAGGTGTTCGCAGTGGTTACTGCGGGGGCTGGCAGCAGAAGCCCAATTAAACAGCCACCCACCTGCCTGAAGCTGAACATGATAGAGCTGCACAATACATAAAACTCCCACCTCGTGAGTGGCAAAGCTGCTTCTCAAGGTCTTTGTTTAACTGTAGTTAAGCTCTTCCCTGGCCTAAAAATATGTGACCATAAAAATGTGAGTTATCTcacatttcaagatttttttcttgcctaaaaCATTGTTAATTAATCCTTATTGGGGTGTTAAGcaagttgtttttctgtgtgcaaAACTGCATGCAAGACGAAGCAGGAGTATATTACTTCCCAGATTCCCAAGATACCTGGATAAagacaaaaaacaacaaaaaacccccaagcaacCACCAGTGACTATTTACCTGATTCTTTTCAGAAAACGCACCAGGCATCATTGATATATTGATAATATTTTAATGCCACTTCCAATGTCTACAACCATTCACTTAAACCTTGTCACTGTATTATCCAGACcaatcatgaaaaataaaatgaccagaaagaacagaacagaatcagtATTTTGTATCTGAAGTGTGTGGTGAAGAAATCAGAGGCAAGAGctcagaaacagcatttctgttaGATGGGAGTGCCGATGCTTGTTCCTTTGAGGGTATCTGATGTGCTGCCTTGGGTCCCAACTGTTTGCAACACATGGGCTAGAATCGGGCACACGAGTTTCTCCAGCAGATTCAGTTTGCACAGCTACAGGGTTACagccatttttttaaatttgatacACCAACAATTTATTATAACCACAGTAGTAGTGACTTGTATCAGACCAAACAGTAATCAGACAGATTTAAGTTGCATGATACAACTAATGTCACTTACAAGAGAGCAGCAGAATTAACTCATTAGGGATTTTACAGGAATGGCATACACAGAATATtcagttttaaacatttatttttccacttgaaGATTTACGGTAAgttatgttacttttttttttctagaaatatattACATTTAACTCGAGATCATGATGGTGATAAAAACAATTATGTACATTATCTGTTTTAACCAGTTCGTGTGAACTTGCAAATAAGAGTTAAGTCATTTATCAGTAACGATGCATCTTTATCCTCGCACTCAGAGCATATTTCTGCTGGTCCagattaatttttactttttttgaccAACTTAAGTCAGTTCTGCTGAACCACATTTATCTCGGTAAGAGAAGACAGAACACTCACTCCATAAATTATTAATCAGTATTACCCTACTATTAGAAACCTGAGAATGAGTCTAGTGCAGTTCTAGGACTCACCTGGCTTTGAGATGACTCCTATAGAGCACTTCTTCGACACAGAACTGTTTGAAAGTTTCTCTGGTTCTATTGTAGCACCTTTCAGCTTAAATCTAAGCattgctgtgtttttttcttctgtaattttgaTTACCTGTTTGGATGCTGTATTTaacagaagtattttcttctgtcaaTACTATCTGAGCATTGAAAGGAAGATATGCACAACTGTTGCTCCCTACAAAAAGATGGTAAGGTGATTTTGACGAAATCAAGCTTGTCAGACCACGTTTGCTCTCTGGTTTATGTACAGTTAGTGTTCAGGTACTGCAACTTCAGCCAAAGGTCTGTGACTACATTTAGAAAAGCAGTAGGGGCTTAGATACCATCACTGGAATCCAAGCAGCATGCTTGTTTGCTTGCTGTATGACTGAGTTCCCACGAGAGGGTTCTGCAGTGCAAATCATTAATTCTGTTATCAGCTGGTAGTTATCAACTTGAACAGATGAATTAACGGGTTCAGAGTGCATGTTCACTGAGTAGTATGCATGTACCCCAGCATAACCTCCAGGCAGTACAACGTGTTCTGCTGCTCAATTCCCTTTAGTATAATGTACATCTACAGAAGTGATGCAAAGGAAGACTACATGTCAGATAGGCTGTAGCCCAGTaacggagaaaaaaaaacaaagacaaattttactgaagcacaaaaaaattaaacaggaaatcAGACTGACAGTATGGTAATTCAggcattttgattaaaaaaggtAGGCGTTGCcttaaaaaacactgaaaataagaaagctCCAAAATTGTCTTAAGTggaatatcctttttttttttttaaattaaccacacacacacacaagcacaaaaATCTTAGTGTGATCAGTCTTACAACTTTGAGATTTGTTATTTCCAGTTGGAAATACATCCCTAGCATTAGCGCTTTGCATCAAACGATGCCCCACTTACTGGGAGAACACCCATTCACTGAATGGATACAACACGGGAGTGACAGATGCTTTAGTGTCATGCTCTTTAGTGAATGCTTATTTCACTAAGACATTAACAATCACTGAAGTTTTCTGCTAGTGGTAGCATTATCAGCTGAAAGCAAAGAATTTTGGCGAGATTCAGATAATACAGCCAATGAGCTATTCAAGAGATACTAACAGATAAAACGGGAGTGCAATTAGCTTAAGTCTCACAGAACAAAACTTTGTGTCTTGTGGTAGGAACATCTGTTGCTCCTACTCCAGGATGCCCATCTGCCACTGGTGTAAGAGAGCTACATCCTCTCCCACCATGCAGTCACAGAGATGCCCAGAGAAGAGCATTTTTATTACCAGCTCTGCACCTGTAGGTTTGGGTAACTAAACTGTACGATATTTTAATGAGAAGACTCTGAGTAGAGAATGGGGCAatgtttgtaataaaaattattcacAAGGGACAATGCAAGTGCTAAACATTTAGGCATGTCTCTTCATCCAAAACGCAAAAGTTACTCCCACTGAAGAGTGATGAGAATACCTAAGGATTCCTGCAATATGCAAGTCAGCTGGTTTACATCTACACACTAACCCCAGTAgggtaaaaaataaattttcaagcaGCGTACATGCAGAGCACTCTCCAGAAAAATGCTAATTTGGACAGTCTCCATCTCAGTCGTATTGGAGAACAAGCACTGCAACGTCACAACAAAGAGCGAGCTGCTTTAGATTTAAGATGTGAATGAAACAAAAGCTCACTGTTAAACAATGCTGCAAATATATATTGCTATGTTAAAGTATGTGTACTAAATTTCAACATATCCTAAATTTAGCAGGTCTGTCAAGTCTCCACCTATGAAAATTTCTATTGAgttttcagtctttaaaacagTGGTTTACAATGACAGACCTTAAATACAAATGGCTTATGTAATAGTACAATGTCTACAACGTAACATGTAATAGTACAAATGGTTACTATACGTAATAAAGACTTATTTTTCAGTACTCTGTACAAACAAGgcaaaaaaagatgtttcagacactttgtggttttttttcaagaaaaatgaataaaaaatgtgaaactgGCAGACAGACAATGAAATGTAAAAGTTTCCATATTAAAAACAGTTGTCAAAGTTCTTCATGCATACACTGTCCTACATCCTGAAGTTGTAGTAAGTTGGCCCCATGATGTACAATCGTAATTGCTAAGACAGATAGGACTTGACTccatttatacatacatacagtgATTAAATGCACTTGTTAAAAAATGAAGGCCTTTATCCAAGAGAAAATATCGGAAACATTACAGTGAAGAACACAACAGTTTTGCTGCAATAGCAAAGGGGATCGAGCGCCTTGAAGGCTGCCTTCTTGCCAGCAACAGGAGATGCTCTAACAGCTTGTCAAAGAAACAACGGTACTTGGAAGAAAGTCTAATACAGTAAACATAAAATAGAGAGTTCAGAGATCTTTAGTGTTTGTGCATAACTTGCCACCCACTTCTCTCCCTGCAGACAGTGGGAAAAAGAGtacatttcagttttcatattcATTGACTTAGAAACAACGTAAGTCAAGCTTCCTACATGAATTCACACAGTGAAAAGTCCCTCCTCCAGAAATAGACAGGATCACTCGACTCATTTTCATTCTCATACACTatttaaaaaactattaaaaaatctgaatttttttccaagcagcatATTTTGCATTTGTCACTGGCAGGTTTGTTGTAGAAATCCTAGAAAGTTAAAATTATATCATACAATACAAAAACATGTAAacaaaatggatattttttaaaaggcatgcaTGCTtttgaaaaggattaaaaagtgtttatttttggTAAATAAAAGATCTCTTGcttagcatttttaaaagcaccttAGCGATTTAGGAGCCTAAGTCCAAATAACTTTAATTTAGATTTGGGCTCCTAAACATCTAAATCAATTCTGTAAAATCACTTAAGCACTTTGAAAAATTTTTGCCATGTCTCTGATCTTGCAGAATTAGATTTTCTGTAACCAGCAGCTAACTTTGAATCTGACACAACATTCAAGAAAGTCTCATTCATGTAATTCAGTCATCAGCTGCATTTTTTTGGATCCTCCATAACTTAGTTTATGGtatctgtgaaaaatttttccaaagaagataaatattttgtgatGTCACTTCGCAAGTTCCTTTCTCACAGACAACACAGGATGCAACAATCAAATTTGAACAAGAATATGATTATATGCTCCTTCTGAATAGCTATTAGTGCCAAAGTTATTTGTTCAACCTGttaagactgagaaaaacaaacTTACAAAACCAGCATTAGgtaaaaaaagagcatttttggcACCATACATTTTTAAATCTAAGCTTTTAGGCCCAAAGTATAGCAAATTAAATGTACCCACTGGCAGCTGGGAAAGCCTTATCTGAAAtacaacatttttaaaggaaatttttttttttggaagatgcTATTTTATGATCATTAGCTGATCTCCAAGTAATGTATGCACTGGAATTTAGCCTAAATAGTCACACCAACTGTTTACACATATACTTTAGCATTCATATATATAATACAAGTATACTGTACCAACAGATCTGCCAGAATCCATATTAATACAGTCAGGCATGAAATGTAGTGTCTTCTTTTTGCTCCTGACTAACCAAttctaacattttctttgaaatttagtTGCAAGGTTGCTACTTCACCTTGGGCCATAGTGTTATGGTCTGTACCTATACTTGTAAGTATTACCCTTACGTTAAATGTGCTTTGCAATTCAGCAACACCTAGTTCATAGCTCTGTAAATAATTCCTTGAAAAAGGAGAAGCTTGCCTAATTTGTACAAAGTGCACGGGGCAGCCACGGTTCTGTGTTTTGCCACCAGGTGTCTCACTCTACACACCAAAAACCACTGCATCAGCAAGTTTATAGAAACCCACCCTCTATCAAGGATCCCATAGGCACAAGATTTGCTAAAGCACTGGTAAAAATACCTCTACAGCTGGCTTTATTTTGTATTCAATTGCACAACTTCATCCAATTCActtggttgctttttttcctccagaagtgGTCTAAAGTATGCTGCAGTTGCTAAAaggacttctgtttttcttggtcCTCTGTTTGTTTGGTCTAAGGTTGATGACATCTCCACCATTAAGAGTGCTAGAATTTTGGTTGGAGTGACTTCCACCAGCTGTATTAAAAACACCTACAGAATTTAAAGACATGAAAAGTATTTGTATTTCTTCCTGCAGCATAATACATTAACACTTAAGTAACACTTAACCAGGGGATAGTAGTGCGCCTCAAATGCATACTCTAGTTTTTAAAGGCTTTATCTATTTCTGGGTCAGTTTTGCAGCTAAATTTGAAGTAGAGCCACTTGAAATTACTAGCCAGGCAGTATTTAAAGCTGGTATAAATCTATGTAATTGAAGGACAGCATATGTAACTCATCTGCAGATGTGTATGCTACTAATTGCATGGTAACAAAGTTATGGTTAGTTGAGTAatacaatgaaagaaaaacatgacaaTTTTAAAGTTAGAAACTTTGCTGAGAAAAAGGTAAGGAAAAAGCCTGAATAAAAAGGGAGtgctttaaggaaaataaattaactgaCTCAGAAATGCTTTAAAGAAGGACTACAGAAGTTCAGTGTTCCCTTACAAAATGCAGTTTACAAAGACCTTCTGATTACATGCCAGATTCTTTCACCATGAGTCTCTTGTAAATCTGCACCAAGATGAGTAACACTGATActaattacatttaaaaactCAACAAGCATCCTTTCTCAAATCCTTACACAATGTTTGTTTAAACGAATTTAATAAAAGGGCACTGGCCAAATGTTAGCTAGAAACTTTAGTACATCAGTTTGAAAGTCTTGTAACTTTAGGGAGTCACAAAGTTATTTTACAGAAGGAGACAATATCCTGAGATAGGAAGTCAGTAATTAAACCCAGATTCACCTTGTATTAACTCCATAAGGAAACAGATGAGACCATAACCTTTGATGGCACAAAATActatttgtggttttttattaAAGTATACATACCAATCTTGTTACTGCTTGTATGTACTAGTTCTGGATCTTCAGCTGTTTGTTGCTTGAGCCTTTGAAGATATTTATCAGCCAAATACTTAAAAACTGgaatgttaaaaagaagaaaggtacATCAGAGTATgcataaaaataatctttgtatCAATCCTAATACCTTTGTATCAAAATTCTGTGTGGTGACAAAAGCGCATTCGACACCACAGGTTTAGCACGATCTGGTAAGTCACTCACTCTCAGCGCGTCTGTGTACCTGAGCAGAATCCACATTAGTCCTGTGTCTACCCGGGTCTTAACAGTTTGCAGTACTAAAGCACAGCAGACAGAAACATCTCAATACTCCTATAATAAAGCTGGCACACACATATTGCCAAATGTTCCAATTCATGCAACTTGGAACTTTAAGTTACGTAggaatttaatatatatattttttgcaaaaaGCCTTAGGGTAACAGCAGTCATGTAAAGTAAGTCTATTAATAAAACTTGGCAGCAACATTTTCTAATTAACTAATGCTACCCTCATTTGTATTGGGGTATAAAAAGTCTACCTAGGATTCTGAAAAAATATACAACTATAGGAGAATTTTCAGAACCTACATGTGTTATGATTATTTACATTTGTAATTAATAACTCATGTAGAGATgataaagaaacattttacattttctcttgcaGGCTTTTTTCCAAGGTGAATGTTAACAGagaagaaacaattattttactATTAAGTTTGCctgattaaacaaaaaaagaagttacCAGACACTATAATTCATGATTATTCAAACCTACTCCACAAAAGATAGTGACTGAATTTTATAACAGTACTCTTACAAAATTAAATCTATACATTAAAAAGTGATACTTGGGAACTAGTAAAATATCACCAGTAGACAAAAGGCTGCAAGATATCCCATCTTTTACTGTACTTTGTTTAAATATAACTAATAAACTAAACTACAAAGTAATTGTTTGTATGAATGATTTATAAATTATTAACAGCTACAAAATAATCTGTTTAACAATTTGTATGTTGTAATAATTGAACTTCTACatataattgttttaaaagctcAGTGCTTACTGACAGGATTAGGACTAAACACATTGGCACTTCTAAATATTGGAGCTATGCACTGTTtgtggaagagaaaggaaagatgtaCACAAAGGAATGGGCCTAACACACCGATATCAAGTAATTCTAGCTATGTTTAAGGTGTGCTGCTAAGAAATATAAAAAGGATTGCCAACAGCATGCGACAACATGGGAAGTAACAGACCAGCTCCAAACTGGAGAGATGTACAGTGCTACAGAGCAGAGGGCAGGACAGACGCTGCTGTACCTCGTACCTTCAGTTACGTTTAGGTCTTCCTTCACAGATGCTCGGTAGAACCTTAACTTTAGCTTTTTTGCCAGTGCTTCTGCCTCTTCACTGCACAACAGAAGAAGACTGTGTAAATACTGATTTGTATCATTTGTCAGCATTTATTCTTATAGACAAAATGCTTCGTGCTAAGTTCAACATCGCAAGGTGGGTTAACAAACTCAAGACAGACAAAAAATACCTGATCCTTAATTTCTTTACAGTATCTCCACCATAAAAAGAAGGTATTTACATGCAGTTTCTTTATGACCAAAAGTAATTGCTTTTCAATATTTATTGACTCCAGTAACTAAAATTTCCCAAGGGTTCGAAGACAGGTGTCAGTGAAATCAAAAGGAAGGAGGCTGAAGCTGTAATTAACAGCACTAGAATCAGAACAATTACCACTGCAAAgtcaaaacaacaacaagaaaataatCCTTAAGCATATTTTAATGAAGCAGTAGACTATGCAATCAGATGAGTGCAGAGATGAAATCAAGAGTTACTTATTTCTATGAAGTGAAAGAGAACTTGTGCTAAATTTTAAGGAAAAGTTGAGGAAACTTACGAAAATTTCACCAAGGGAAATCACGTCATCAGAAAGATGACATTACTGAGGCAGACGGAGTATTCTGAGAACAAAACCTAAGTGACATACCATGAATAAAGGAGGAGTTCaaatgtaattttgcttttcctttgaaaaatcctCAGTATTCTTTGAAGAGGGAGTAGAAGTTGATTTATGCCATCAATGATAGCAAACAGAGAACAAAGAAAGCCAGTGCaggaaacaacaaaaagaagaaacaatttaaatCTCTCAGGAAGATGGTAGAAATAAAGAAGTGGAGGATGATCGACTTCATCATGCAGTATTTTCTACATGATATGCTGTGGTAAATAAAAGTTAGCATTTATTAAGCTGATTTTATGGCAAGAATGAAATTGGTCATATAAACAAAGGCAGAACAAACTGACAGTAAAATCTCTTAAGAAAAATATAGTGAAGAAGGATCAGCACCATGCAGTTTGAGAATATTACCAGATACGGATTTCTATAGAGTTACAATGTTTTGATAAAGGTGAgcataaaaacagagaaaagcaaagcaaagtctATTAAGATACTTTTTCAAACAACCTGTTAATACTTCATCATTTTAGCAAGCATTCACTAGCGAACTAGACAACGTAACTTCACTGGCACACAGCACAGTTTAACAGCAACTGTAAATTTTAACGGAAGAGAAAATTTACAGTTTTagaatttctgattaaaaagagAACCATATCATGGCACACCCAAACTCTTCACGTTATTCCTCTATTTTTTTGGCTGACACTTCGGAAGAAGGCGTGAAGCAAACAGAAAGCTCCTAGCTTTGCAAGCGCATCTGCCCAAGCAACTACACTCATGCAGCAATACCTGTCACCTGTGCTTCTAGGGCATGTTTTGATGCAGGGCATAGGTTTGACAACCTAGTATCCTAAGTCTTCACCAGAAACTcccatagatttttttaaaaatatgtatatatgggGGGACATATGTCGTTCttgaaaaacagttaaaactCCTACTTCTTTATGCATGAGTCATCAAGAAGATCAATCTTATTCTGCACAAGAACTGTGGGGATGTCTCCAACTTCAGTCACAACTTTTTCCTTCCAGGTAGGGATTGCTTTGAAGGACTCTCTGTCAGTTGTAGAAAACACAAGAACACAAGCCTGGGCTCCTAAAAACACACAAATCAatcacaaataaatacaaatcaaccaacaaacattaaaaaaaaagaataataatctATGATATTATTTCAAATATAAGGGATTTTTCAAGTTTATCCCATAAAAATGCACTTTTACCACCAGCTTGTGTCACACCAATGGTCATAAATTCCCAAATGAAAACAGACTGCCATATTATTTTGATCATCACACCCATTCTTCGTGATGGGTATGGGTCTGTTAACTTTCAAGTTATTTCCAGCATGGTGCGTGTAtgcaggggaaaggaaaaagagggggtGTGGAAAgcctggaaaaagggaaagggaggtTTGCTTATTGCTCACTGCTCTCCACAAAGTTTAATGGAGgccagaaagcaaatatttttccatatgtaGTATTTGTAAAGCACACTTCATGTTATTCTTTGTGCTACAGTAATTtggattttgaaaagcagaaaacgTGAAGTTTTCATAGAAAGTTGTGATTATTTCAAGTAAATTGTTTAATAGCTTTTTGGAGAAAATAAGTGTATTTCTAATTCATACTCATTCTATCACAGCACTACGATAAATTATACAAAATGTTTTGTACAATTGTTATGGTTTTGTAACAGCCTAAACAAACAATAGTTAAAACCTATGGATACTGAGAAGGTACTTCCACAGCTGAAATATTACTGAGTAGTCTTCTGACTGTCCAGTAGCACTATGTTATCCTCAAGAAACTACTTTTCTTTGCAAAtggagaaacactttttttacatGCCTTTAATGTATCTGGTATTTAGTACCAGAGTGTAAAAGGAATAGCTAGCTAATGACTTTTGAGACTCTAGTGTCATCTTGTGGCGAATATTGCACCGTAATTACATAcagcatgaaaaattatttcatcagtatgaattttcttttatctATGAGTTTCACCAAGT
Proteins encoded in this region:
- the RAB23 gene encoding ras-related protein Rab-23 isoform X2, whose product is MLEEDMEVAIKVVVVGNGAVGKSSMIQRYCKGIFTKDYKKTIGVDFLERQIQEKCRGRRGKYITCSSLTIVLQLRDCCHNMLQRVNDEDVRLMLWDTAGQEEFDAITKAYYRGAQACVLVFSTTDRESFKAIPTWKEKVVTEVGDIPTVLVQNKIDLLDDSCIKNEEAEALAKKLKLRFYRASVKEDLNVTEVFKYLADKYLQRLKQQTAEDPELVHTSSNKIGVFNTAGGSHSNQNSSTLNGGDVINLRPNKQRTKKNRSPFSNCSIL
- the RAB23 gene encoding ras-related protein Rab-23 isoform X5; translated protein: MLWDTAGQEEFDAITKAYYRGAQACVLVFSTTDRESFKAIPTWKEKVVTEVGDIPTVLVQNKIDLLDDSCIKKILRIFQRKSKITFELLLYSCEEAEALAKKLKLRFYRASVKEDLNVTEVFKYLADKYLQRLKQQTAEDPELVHTSSNKIGVFNTAGGSHSNQNSSTLNGGDVINLRPNKQRTKKNRSPFSNCSIL
- the RAB23 gene encoding ras-related protein Rab-23 isoform X3 gives rise to the protein MLEEDMEVAIKVVVVGNGAVGKSSMIQRYCKGIFTKDYKKTIGVDFLERQIQVNDEDVRLMLWDTAGQEEFDAITKAYYRGAQACVLVFSTTDRESFKAIPTWKEKVVTEVGDIPTVLVQNKIDLLDDSCIKKILRIFQRKSKITFELLLYSCEEAEALAKKLKLRFYRASVKEDLNVTEVFKYLADKYLQRLKQQTAEDPELVHTSSNKIGVFNTAGGSHSNQNSSTLNGGDVINLRPNKQRTKKNRSPFSNCSIL
- the RAB23 gene encoding ras-related protein Rab-23 isoform X4 gives rise to the protein MLEEDMEVAIKVVVVGNGAVGKSSMIQRYCKGIFTKDYKKTIGVDFLERQIQVNDEDVRLMLWDTAGQEEFDAITKAYYRGAQACVLVFSTTDRESFKAIPTWKEKVVTEVGDIPTVLVQNKIDLLDDSCIKNEEAEALAKKLKLRFYRASVKEDLNVTEVFKYLADKYLQRLKQQTAEDPELVHTSSNKIGVFNTAGGSHSNQNSSTLNGGDVINLRPNKQRTKKNRSPFSNCSIL
- the RAB23 gene encoding ras-related protein Rab-23 isoform X1, yielding MLEEDMEVAIKVVVVGNGAVGKSSMIQRYCKGIFTKDYKKTIGVDFLERQIQEKCRGRRGKYITCSSLTIVLQLRDCCHNMLQRVNDEDVRLMLWDTAGQEEFDAITKAYYRGAQACVLVFSTTDRESFKAIPTWKEKVVTEVGDIPTVLVQNKIDLLDDSCIKKILRIFQRKSKITFELLLYSCEEAEALAKKLKLRFYRASVKEDLNVTEVFKYLADKYLQRLKQQTAEDPELVHTSSNKIGVFNTAGGSHSNQNSSTLNGGDVINLRPNKQRTKKNRSPFSNCSIL